From a single Clostridium isatidis genomic region:
- a CDS encoding CPBP family intramembrane glutamic endopeptidase produces the protein MKKIIVVIILGLIAGVVLGVQQVTSLTPEMEKQIVAQLGSKQVLIIAAMMQTAVMASIAAIVGFWASTKVDLNKPFVFNRKSIFAAIVIGIVSASFIVISEKFIFAEVLGLGDKFEFSWLYFLGSILYGGIIEEILLRLGLMTFIIWIASKMIKTINSNGIYIAGIVIAALLFAAGHIPATAQMLGLSLVSVLRTLLLNFLPGLGFGYLYWKHGLGYAMLGHISTHVISQLILLPLFFN, from the coding sequence ATGAAAAAAATAATTGTTGTAATAATTTTAGGATTGATTGCTGGTGTGGTTTTAGGAGTACAGCAAGTAACTTCTTTAACGCCTGAAATGGAAAAGCAAATCGTTGCACAACTTGGATCGAAGCAAGTCCTTATTATCGCAGCGATGATGCAAACAGCAGTTATGGCGAGTATTGCTGCAATAGTAGGATTTTGGGCCTCTACAAAAGTAGACTTGAACAAGCCTTTTGTTTTTAATAGAAAAAGTATTTTTGCAGCAATTGTTATTGGAATTGTATCTGCTAGCTTCATTGTTATTTCAGAGAAGTTTATCTTTGCTGAAGTATTGGGACTTGGGGATAAATTTGAATTTTCCTGGCTTTATTTTCTTGGAAGTATATTATATGGAGGCATAATTGAAGAAATACTTTTAAGGCTTGGTCTTATGACATTTATTATATGGATTGCTAGCAAAATGATAAAAACCATAAATAGTAATGGAATTTATATTGCTGGAATTGTTATTGCCGCACTTCTATTTGCAGCTGGTCATATTCCTGCAACAGCACAAATGTTGGGCTTAAGCTTGGTATCTGTTCTTCGTACCTTATTGCTTAATTTTTTACCAGGGCTTGGCTTTGGTTATTTATATTGGAAGCACGGATTAGGATATGCAATGCTTGGACATATTTCAACCCATGTTATCAGTCAACTAATCCTTCTCCCTTTATTTTTCAATTAA
- a CDS encoding aldo/keto reductase → MEKRALGSRGLKVSAMGLGCMTMSDFYGSDRDEKESIHTIHRALDLGVDFLDTSDLYGDGENEKLLGKAIKDRRDEVVLATKFGVIRDNLGGFLRYNGSPKYVKAAAEASLRRLGVDHIDLYYLHRIDPFIPIEETVGAMADLVKEGKIRYIGLSEASADMIRRAHAVHPITAVQTEYSLWSRDIEDEVLPTLRELGIGFVAYSPLGRGFLTGTIKRYEDLDYGDVRRNFPRFKGQNLQKNLQFVAQIQEMAAEKGCTAPQLALKWILMQGNDIVPIPGTKRRKYLEENIAALKVELTDSDLQRLNQIAHKNVAAGHR, encoded by the coding sequence ATGGAAAAAAGAGCCCTTGGGTCAAGAGGGCTGAAAGTCTCAGCTATGGGATTAGGCTGTATGACCATGTCTGATTTTTACGGCAGTGACCGAGATGAGAAGGAATCTATACATACGATTCATCGAGCATTGGATCTTGGTGTAGATTTCTTAGATACCTCAGATTTATACGGTGATGGAGAAAATGAAAAATTGCTGGGAAAAGCGATTAAAGATCGCCGTGATGAGGTTGTTTTGGCTACCAAGTTTGGTGTAATACGTGATAACTTAGGAGGATTTTTGCGTTATAACGGAAGTCCGAAATATGTTAAGGCAGCTGCCGAAGCAAGTTTACGAAGATTAGGCGTTGACCATATTGATTTATATTATCTGCATCGAATTGATCCTTTTATTCCTATTGAGGAGACAGTAGGAGCAATGGCTGATTTAGTTAAAGAAGGAAAAATACGTTATATTGGTCTTTCAGAAGCTTCAGCAGATATGATACGCAGAGCACATGCAGTTCATCCAATTACAGCGGTACAAACGGAATATTCCTTGTGGTCAAGAGATATTGAAGATGAAGTTCTTCCCACCCTTAGAGAACTTGGTATCGGATTTGTTGCTTACAGCCCCCTTGGGCGTGGTTTCCTAACTGGGACAATTAAGAGATACGAGGATTTAGATTACGGTGATGTAAGACGAAATTTCCCAAGATTTAAAGGACAGAATTTACAGAAAAACCTTCAATTTGTTGCTCAGATTCAAGAAATGGCAGCTGAAAAGGGATGTACTGCCCCTCAACTGGCGTTGAAATGGATTTTGATGCAAGGCAATGATATCGTACCTATTCCAGGAACGAAAAGAAGAAAATATTTAGAAGAGAATATTGCAGCTTTAAAGGTTGAGCTTACGGATTCGGATCTTCAACGTCTTAATCAAATCGCCCACAAAAATGTTGCTGCAGGACATCGTTAA
- a CDS encoding TetR/AcrR family transcriptional regulator produces the protein MRKRGDILSESIYNATIEMIKKVGYTNLTFQQIAQEAKTSRTVIYRRWKNKFELIHEIMTYKTAKVLGGELIDKIQDTGSLRGDLLHLLTLYQRIYTEGSYEIMNAVLYEMGQDSKKMSEIEVNATNKNILVMRKLLSLAKARGEKIKEVSDTTLTLPFDLIRVRNLIHKDAIKENHLEQLVDEILLPVFLE, from the coding sequence TATACTAAGTGAAAGTATTTATAATGCCACTATAGAAATGATTAAAAAGGTCGGATATACTAATCTCACATTTCAACAAATCGCACAGGAAGCAAAAACAAGTCGTACTGTAATATACCGCCGCTGGAAAAATAAATTTGAATTAATTCATGAGATTATGACATATAAAACAGCAAAGGTATTAGGTGGCGAATTAATTGATAAAATTCAGGATACTGGAAGCCTTCGTGGAGATTTATTACATCTTCTTACACTCTATCAAAGGATTTATACGGAAGGCAGCTATGAAATCATGAACGCAGTCTTATATGAGATGGGGCAAGATAGCAAAAAAATGTCTGAAATTGAAGTTAACGCAACTAATAAAAACATTCTTGTTATGCGAAAATTACTTAGTTTAGCAAAAGCTAGGGGTGAAAAAATAAAAGAAGTAAGTGATACAACCTTAACCCTTCCTTTTGACTTAATCCGTGTAAGAAATTTAATTCATAAAGATGCCATTAAAGAAAATCATCTTGAACAATTAGTTGATGAAATACTACTTCCTGTTTTTCTTGAATAA
- a CDS encoding TetR/AcrR family transcriptional regulator: MEKKYNNKKELIYQTTIELLNEIGLSEISMSKIAKRANISSSTIYFYFESKEDLLIKLYFKLKEQMHEKMFIGVTADMPVKTAFEKILLNYSSYIVNNQANFLLMEQFIDSPFIQKRCKDKNGGVFKPMYPLFERGIKEGLLKDLETNLLVTYACLPFVQMGKEYINGEYEFKPANIDKMIQMSWDAIKC, from the coding sequence ATGGAAAAGAAATATAACAATAAAAAAGAACTTATTTATCAGACGACGATTGAGCTTCTCAATGAAATTGGACTATCAGAAATATCTATGTCCAAAATTGCAAAGAGGGCGAATATCTCCTCGTCGACTATTTACTTTTATTTTGAAAGTAAAGAAGATTTATTGATTAAGCTATACTTTAAGCTTAAGGAACAAATGCATGAGAAGATGTTTATTGGTGTAACGGCTGATATGCCAGTCAAGACTGCTTTTGAGAAGATTTTGCTTAATTATTCTAGCTATATTGTGAATAATCAAGCAAATTTTCTGCTGATGGAACAGTTTATTGATTCTCCGTTTATCCAAAAAAGATGTAAAGATAAAAATGGTGGTGTATTTAAGCCAATGTATCCTTTATTTGAAAGGGGGATTAAGGAAGGTCTGCTAAAGGATTTGGAAACGAATCTTCTCGTTACTTACGCTTGTTTGCCATTTGTTCAGATGGGCAAAGAGTATATTAATGGGGAGTATGAATTCAAACCTGCTAATATTGATAAAATGATTCAAATGAGCTGGGATGCAATTAAATGTTAA
- a CDS encoding MBL fold metallo-hydrolase has translation MEYKIISFPLTMSFANIENTVYPTLLLDKENIILVDCGFIGSLPILENQLKRYGVSIDQITGLVLTHHDHDHMGAAAAIKRRNPAIKIYASAVEAAFISAEEKPLRLVQAEEMQKTLLPEQQDFGKAFCEMLRKVEPVEVDVYLNNEECMDWCEGCRILATPGHTPGHISLLMEKDYIVITGDAIVVEDDKPVIANPQFTLDIKQAEKSMEKLLSLKAKAYYCYHGGIYVPAESNI, from the coding sequence ATGGAATACAAAATTATTAGCTTTCCATTGACTATGTCCTTTGCTAATATTGAAAATACAGTTTATCCAACATTACTTTTGGATAAAGAAAATATTATTCTTGTTGACTGTGGGTTTATTGGATCACTTCCTATTCTTGAGAATCAACTAAAGCGATATGGAGTGTCAATAGATCAAATAACTGGACTTGTACTAACTCATCATGATCATGACCATATGGGGGCAGCTGCTGCAATTAAAAGGAGAAATCCTGCTATTAAAATATATGCCTCTGCTGTAGAAGCAGCATTCATTTCCGCTGAAGAAAAACCTTTACGCTTAGTGCAAGCAGAAGAAATGCAGAAAACATTACTTCCTGAACAACAGGATTTTGGTAAGGCCTTTTGTGAAATGCTGCGTAAGGTTGAACCGGTAGAAGTAGATGTTTATCTGAATAATGAAGAGTGCATGGATTGGTGCGAAGGATGCAGGATTCTTGCAACACCAGGTCATACACCTGGACATATTTCCCTTCTTATGGAGAAGGATTATATTGTCATAACTGGCGATGCAATTGTAGTTGAAGATGATAAGCCTGTTATTGCAAATCCACAGTTTACCCTTGATATTAAACAAGCTGAAAAATCTATGGAAAAATTATTGTCGTTAAAGGCGAAGGCTTATTATTGCTATCATGGCGGAATTTATGTTCCAGCAGAGAGTAATATATAA
- a CDS encoding helix-turn-helix domain-containing protein — translation MKEFKFSDNVTFLRKKYGMTQGDVAAYIGVSSAAVSKWEQGLSYPDVSLLPRLASLFHTTIDELLGYEPQLAKSKIMELYRNFSKRFLTESFETVQADVEKVINEYYSCFPLLVRMAQLYLNHYFYSQDPQSVLGRIEKLCERVVSLSDDHKLIQEVQIIYGSVLLIKNNPQELLKSVGSEVPIQLGVEKLIAEAYAMLRDYDKVKETLQVTSFQHLFSMISSEIELLKYITDNQNLFDEMVNRLEKVIEIYNIEQLNGLIKLVFFYEVSLGYMKQQRYADALCMLECFYHTSKNLSFPIKFSGDNYFYTVDSWIEKNIQTGPYAPRNEQAIKEDLLNMLQKEPLFAPLHEEPKFKLIIKNLQSMFQVKLEK, via the coding sequence ATGAAAGAATTTAAATTTTCTGATAATGTTACATTTTTACGAAAAAAATATGGAATGACCCAAGGAGATGTAGCTGCATATATAGGGGTGTCGAGTGCAGCAGTGTCTAAATGGGAACAAGGATTAAGCTATCCAGACGTATCCTTATTACCTCGATTGGCATCTTTGTTTCATACAACTATTGATGAATTACTAGGGTATGAACCACAACTAGCCAAAAGCAAAATAATGGAGTTATATCGTAATTTTTCAAAAAGATTTCTTACAGAAAGCTTTGAAACAGTTCAGGCAGATGTGGAAAAGGTGATAAATGAATATTATTCTTGTTTTCCATTATTGGTAAGAATGGCTCAATTATACTTGAATCATTATTTTTATTCGCAAGATCCTCAAAGTGTTTTGGGACGAATTGAGAAATTGTGTGAGCGTGTAGTTTCTTTGAGTGATGATCATAAGCTAATTCAAGAAGTACAGATAATTTATGGCTCTGTATTATTAATCAAGAACAATCCCCAAGAACTTTTAAAAAGTGTAGGTTCTGAAGTTCCTATTCAATTAGGAGTAGAAAAATTGATAGCAGAAGCTTATGCAATGCTTAGAGATTATGATAAGGTTAAAGAAACATTGCAAGTTACAAGCTTTCAGCATTTATTTAGTATGATATCAAGTGAAATTGAATTATTAAAATATATTACTGATAATCAAAATTTATTTGATGAAATGGTTAATCGTTTGGAAAAAGTAATAGAAATATATAATATTGAACAATTAAACGGCCTTATAAAACTTGTCTTTTTTTATGAAGTTTCATTAGGTTATATGAAACAACAGCGTTATGCAGATGCATTGTGTATGCTTGAATGTTTTTATCATACAAGTAAAAATTTATCATTTCCTATTAAATTTAGCGGGGATAATTATTTTTATACTGTTGACAGTTGGATAGAAAAGAATATTCAGACAGGACCTTATGCTCCAAGAAATGAGCAAGCAATTAAAGAGGATTTACTTAATATGTTACAGAAAGAACCACTATTTGCTCCATTGCACGAAGAACCAAAGTTTAAATTGATAATTAAAAACTTGCAAAGTATGTTTCAAGTTAAATTAGAAAAGTAA
- a CDS encoding ketopantoate reductase family protein: MNLKQKRLLIFGAGVVGSVYALRFAEAGMDVTMLARGKRLEGLKRDGLRYNDKGTIKKASIKVIDTLEDNDIYDFIFVPVRYDQAESALTAIKNNKSKNIITLTNTMGYDKWLEIVGDRLLPGFPGAGGDIKDGVLYAQFGSEKHQGTIFGEINGQISERVRELAQILEEAGLHYIIQEDIKAFHISHVATAIVIKHFYTDEGMMDVETARSESTLRKVAVELKENISLVEKSGIPVIPQETKAMGDMSEEDIISMYRKMLSNDFTIDVILGNHAVTAKTEIMLLDELFRKKVQN; encoded by the coding sequence TTGAATTTAAAACAAAAAAGACTTTTGATATTTGGTGCTGGTGTAGTTGGAAGTGTGTACGCACTAAGATTTGCAGAAGCTGGTATGGATGTTACGATGCTTGCTAGAGGAAAGAGATTGGAAGGACTTAAAAGGGATGGATTACGATATAATGACAAGGGAACTATAAAGAAGGCATCTATAAAAGTAATTGATACTTTGGAAGATAATGATATCTATGATTTCATCTTTGTTCCTGTACGCTATGATCAGGCTGAATCTGCTCTAACTGCAATAAAGAATAATAAGAGTAAAAACATTATTACCTTGACTAATACTATGGGTTATGATAAATGGCTTGAGATCGTTGGGGACAGATTACTTCCTGGATTTCCAGGTGCAGGTGGAGATATAAAGGATGGTGTTTTATATGCTCAATTTGGTTCTGAGAAACACCAAGGAACTATTTTTGGAGAAATAAATGGACAAATTAGTGAAAGAGTGAGAGAACTTGCTCAAATACTTGAAGAAGCAGGTTTGCATTATATAATACAAGAAGATATTAAAGCCTTTCATATTTCCCATGTAGCAACTGCTATAGTTATTAAGCACTTCTATACAGATGAAGGAATGATGGATGTTGAGACGGCAAGAAGTGAAAGTACTCTTAGGAAGGTAGCCGTAGAATTGAAAGAAAATATTAGTTTAGTAGAGAAATCAGGAATCCCAGTAATTCCGCAAGAAACAAAAGCGATGGGGGACATGTCAGAGGAAGATATTATATCAATGTATCGCAAGATGTTAAGTAATGATTTTACAATTGATGTTATACTTGGAAACCATGCTGTTACTGCAAAAACAGAAATTATGTTATTGGATGAGTTATTTCGCAAAAAGGTACAAAATTAA
- a CDS encoding Vat family streptogramin A O-acetyltransferase: MKGPDKNKLYPNENIKTVCYISNLPKRPNVEIGDYTYYSDNKRSPERFYENIEHHYEFLGDKLIIGKFCAIAEGVKFIMNGANHRMDGITTYPFNIFGGGWEKVTPAVEQLPFKGDTVIGNDVWIGQNVTIMPGVRIGDGAIIAANSTVVKNVEPYTIYGGNPAKFIKKRFSDDKIDFLLKLQWWNWSEEEIFNNLEMLTSEEGLNELMKNFYT, encoded by the coding sequence ATGAAAGGTCCAGATAAGAATAAGCTTTATCCAAATGAGAATATTAAAACAGTTTGCTATATAAGTAATCTACCGAAAAGACCTAATGTAGAAATTGGAGATTATACTTATTATAGTGATAATAAAAGGTCCCCTGAAAGATTTTATGAAAATATAGAGCATCACTATGAATTTTTAGGAGATAAGCTTATAATTGGTAAGTTTTGTGCAATTGCAGAAGGTGTTAAGTTTATTATGAATGGGGCAAACCACAGAATGGATGGAATTACAACCTATCCTTTTAATATCTTTGGAGGTGGTTGGGAGAAGGTTACCCCAGCTGTAGAACAATTGCCTTTTAAGGGAGATACAGTAATAGGTAATGATGTCTGGATAGGACAAAATGTAACAATTATGCCAGGCGTTAGGATTGGTGATGGTGCAATTATTGCTGCTAATTCAACAGTAGTTAAAAATGTTGAGCCATATACAATATATGGTGGAAATCCAGCTAAGTTTATTAAAAAGCGCTTTAGTGATGATAAGATAGATTTTTTACTAAAACTTCAATGGTGGAACTGGAGTGAAGAGGAGATATTTAATAATCTTGAAATGTTAACATCAGAAGAAGGATTGAATGAACTAATGAAAAATTTTTATACTTAG
- a CDS encoding ATP-binding protein, which yields MDKNLIEKAVYNIIHNGVVYSHLGEKVIVKLEENGDTGLINLSVLNTGAYIPEEQMEKIFDPFFRLEKSRNKNKGGSGLGLYLVKKVFEALSINYSVKNLEQGVLFSCEFCKTK from the coding sequence ATAGATAAGAATTTAATAGAAAAAGCAGTTTATAATATTATTCATAATGGTGTTGTATATTCTCATTTGGGAGAAAAAGTTATTGTTAAATTAGAAGAGAATGGAGATACTGGTTTGATTAATCTTAGTGTCTTAAACACTGGTGCTTATATTCCTGAAGAGCAAATGGAAAAGATATTTGATCCATTTTTCCGATTGGAGAAATCCAGGAATAAAAATAAGGGGGGCAGTGGCCTTGGCTTGTACCTTGTTAAAAAGGTATTTGAAGCTTTGTCTATTAATTACTCAGTTAAAAATCTAGAACAAGGTGTTTTGTTTAGCTGTGAGTTTTGTAAAACGAAATAA
- a CDS encoding arsenate reductase ArsC, with product MSNKLKVAFICVHNSCRSQIAEALGKHFAGDIFESYSAGTETKPQINQDAVRLMKELYDIDMEKTQHSKLLDEIPPVDIVITMGCNVECPYLPCKHREDWGLDDPTGKSDEEFKKVISTIETKIKELKEKLKSQ from the coding sequence ATGAGTAATAAACTAAAGGTTGCATTTATATGTGTTCATAATTCATGTCGAAGCCAAATAGCTGAGGCACTTGGTAAGCACTTTGCAGGAGATATATTTGAAAGCTACTCTGCTGGCACAGAAACAAAACCTCAAATTAACCAGGATGCTGTGCGCCTAATGAAAGAGCTTTATGATATAGATATGGAGAAAACTCAACATTCAAAGTTGCTTGATGAAATACCTCCAGTAGATATTGTTATTACAATGGGGTGTAATGTGGAATGCCCTTACCTTCCATGTAAACACAGGGAAGATTGGGGGTTGGATGATCCTACAGGTAAGAGTGATGAGGAATTTAAAAAAGTAATATCAACAATAGAAACAAAGATAAAAGAGCTAAAGGAAAAATTAAAATCACAATAA
- a CDS encoding exodeoxyribonuclease III, with the protein MKFISWNIDSLNAALTSSSARALLSKEVLNTIKEHNPDVIALQETKLPSSGPSKKHLEILKDMFPDYKIVWNSSVEPARKGYAGTMFLYKDNLEPVVSYPKIGSPSTMDYEGRIITLEFDDFFLTQVYTPNAGDGLNRLGERQIWDIKYAEYLESLDKEKYVIATGDFNVAHKEIDLAHPNSNRNSPGFTDEEREGFTNLLAKGFTDTFRYIHGNIKDVYTWWSQRAKSSKINNSGWRIDYWLVSNRIADKVTKSEMIDSGERQDHTPILLEIDL; encoded by the coding sequence ATGAAGTTTATCTCATGGAATATTGACTCATTAAATGCAGCCCTGACAAGTAGTTCAGCAAGAGCTTTGTTATCTAAAGAAGTATTAAATACAATTAAAGAGCATAATCCAGATGTGATTGCTTTACAGGAAACAAAACTGCCATCTAGTGGACCTAGTAAAAAGCATTTAGAAATTTTAAAGGACATGTTCCCAGATTATAAAATTGTTTGGAACAGTTCAGTTGAACCAGCTCGTAAGGGTTATGCAGGTACAATGTTTTTATATAAGGATAATTTAGAACCAGTTGTTAGTTATCCTAAAATAGGTTCACCAAGTACTATGGACTATGAAGGAAGAATAATTACATTAGAATTTGATGATTTCTTCTTAACTCAAGTTTATACACCTAATGCAGGAGATGGCTTGAACCGTTTAGGAGAACGTCAAATTTGGGATATAAAGTATGCAGAGTATTTAGAAAGCTTGGATAAGGAAAAGTATGTAATTGCAACAGGTGATTTTAATGTAGCTCATAAGGAAATAGATTTAGCTCATCCTAATAGTAATCGTAATTCACCTGGATTTACTGATGAAGAGCGAGAAGGTTTTACAAACTTATTAGCAAAAGGCTTTACAGATACTTTTAGATATATTCATGGAAATATAAAAGATGTTTATACTTGGTGGTCTCAGAGAGCTAAAAGCAGTAAAATTAATAATTCTGGCTGGAGAATTGATTATTGGCTAGTTAGCAATCGTATTGCAGATAAGGTAACTAAATCTGAAATGATTGATTCAGGTGAAAGACAGGATCATACCCCAATATTACTTGAAATTGATTTGTAG
- a CDS encoding SLC13 family permease, with protein sequence MKLIFNYIKKEAVLSISFLLAIISMLFVPLDNKYISYIDFHTLIVLFSLMLIMAGLRSLGIFSMIGSWMLKKMRNVRSLSIVLVLLCFAFSMLITNDVALITFVPFTIDILVMTGLEKYMISIIVLQTIASNLGSMLTPLGNPQNLYLFSLSGMSLNKFLSLMMPYTLLSLIGLLVVCLVLIDRKAVEVKLQLNHNLILNQKKKIIVYILLFLFALTSVTHIISVYITGTVILLAVFLIDRRIIGKADYALLFTFIFLFIFIGNMKRIPEISFWFNSVIKGNELITSVLASQVISNVPAAILLSGFTDNISSLIIGTNLGGLGTIIASMASLISFKYYAKTEGKRNVVYLVVFTLLNLIFLAALLILYYILAKR encoded by the coding sequence ATGAAATTAATTTTTAACTACATAAAAAAAGAAGCAGTATTAAGCATATCTTTCTTACTTGCTATTATATCCATGTTATTTGTACCATTGGACAATAAATATATTAGCTACATTGATTTTCATACATTAATTGTTTTATTTAGCTTAATGCTTATAATGGCAGGGCTTAGAAGCCTAGGAATATTTTCCATGATAGGTAGCTGGATGCTGAAAAAGATGAGGAATGTGAGAAGTTTATCAATAGTATTAGTTCTGCTTTGTTTTGCTTTCAGCATGCTTATTACAAATGATGTAGCACTTATTACTTTTGTTCCCTTTACAATTGATATACTTGTTATGACTGGGTTAGAGAAATATATGATTTCTATTATTGTGTTGCAGACTATTGCAAGTAATTTAGGGAGTATGCTTACACCATTAGGTAATCCACAAAATTTATATTTATTTTCTTTAAGCGGAATGAGTTTGAACAAATTTCTTTCGTTAATGATGCCTTATACTTTGCTTTCATTAATTGGTCTATTAGTAGTTTGTTTAGTATTAATTGATAGAAAAGCTGTTGAGGTAAAGCTGCAGTTAAATCATAATCTTATATTAAATCAAAAGAAAAAAATTATTGTTTATATATTGCTTTTTCTTTTTGCTTTGACAAGTGTAACTCATATAATTTCAGTTTATATAACAGGAACGGTAATTTTACTAGCAGTTTTTCTAATAGATCGTAGAATTATAGGAAAAGCTGATTATGCTTTATTATTTACATTCATATTTTTATTTATATTTATCGGAAATATGAAACGTATTCCTGAAATAAGTTTTTGGTTTAATAGTGTTATAAAGGGAAATGAATTGATTACATCAGTTCTTGCAAGTCAGGTTATTAGTAATGTTCCTGCTGCTATCCTCCTTTCCGGCTTTACAGATAATATATCAAGCTTAATTATAGGTACAAACTTAGGGGGACTTGGAACAATAATAGCATCTATGGCAAGTCTTATTTCTTTTAAATATTATGCTAAAACAGAAGGTAAGCGAAATGTAGTTTATCTTGTAGTGTTTACCTTACTTAATTTAATTTTTCTGGCAGCATTATTGATTTTATATTATATACTTGCCAAAAGATAA
- a CDS encoding TetR/AcrR family transcriptional regulator, producing the protein MKQDDPRVIRTRQIIKDAFRALLKTKGFDAITIKDIAERATINRATFYAHYEDKYALLDEIIVQTFENMLPEQIIQAQEFTEDICRQFIELTYNYIVMFSRTCKHTTKSITQQIYSKVKHILYETIKSILEKKNTAINASINATMISAAIYSAAYYWYESKFDDNIKQLTDTVVSFIINGLQADN; encoded by the coding sequence ATGAAACAAGATGATCCAAGGGTTATTCGCACACGACAAATAATAAAAGATGCTTTTAGAGCCTTGCTAAAAACTAAAGGATTTGATGCAATTACCATAAAAGATATCGCAGAAAGAGCAACCATTAACCGTGCCACTTTTTATGCTCATTATGAAGATAAATATGCTTTATTGGATGAAATTATTGTGCAAACATTCGAAAATATGTTACCAGAGCAAATTATACAGGCTCAAGAGTTTACAGAAGATATATGCCGTCAATTTATTGAATTAACCTATAACTACATCGTAATGTTTTCTCGAACATGCAAACATACTACAAAGTCCATTACTCAACAGATTTATAGCAAAGTGAAGCATATTTTATATGAGACTATAAAATCTATATTAGAAAAAAAGAATACAGCAATTAATGCATCTATCAATGCCACCATGATAAGTGCTGCCATTTATAGTGCTGCATACTACTGGTATGAGTCAAAATTTGATGATAATATTAAACAACTCACAGATACTGTTGTTTCTTTCATAATTAATGGCTTGCAAGCTGACAACTAA
- a CDS encoding TrmH family RNA methyltransferase, with protein sequence MIKNRVVKISKEDNNFQRFEVIKRNRNKRHKYKEFFVEGVRNINEAIKNKWEISSFIYSGEKELSGWAKSILSNVKESLQYQLPNHLMDKLSGKIDTSELLAIVKMKANDLSRIKLTKNPLIVVMDRPSNKGNLGTLIRSCDALGVNGLIITGHGVDLYDPETIAASVGTFFSLPVLNLPSHKELYEWIQSLKSQYPNFQIIGTSAHGDKIINKCDFQRPTVLLLGNETFGLSRNYKEISDLLVGIPMDGVASSMNVSCAASIVLYEIKRQRSL encoded by the coding sequence ATGATAAAAAATAGAGTGGTAAAGATAAGTAAAGAAGATAATAATTTTCAACGCTTTGAAGTCATTAAAAGAAACCGAAACAAACGACATAAATATAAAGAATTTTTTGTTGAAGGTGTAAGAAATATTAACGAAGCCATTAAGAATAAATGGGAGATAAGCTCTTTTATTTATTCAGGAGAAAAAGAATTATCGGGTTGGGCTAAGAGTATACTAAGCAACGTTAAGGAAAGTTTACAATATCAATTGCCTAATCACTTAATGGATAAATTAAGCGGAAAAATAGATACATCAGAATTATTAGCAATTGTAAAAATGAAAGCTAATGATTTAAGCAGAATAAAACTAACTAAAAATCCATTAATTGTTGTAATGGATAGACCATCAAACAAGGGAAATTTGGGAACCTTAATACGATCGTGTGATGCACTTGGCGTTAATGGATTAATAATAACCGGACATGGTGTTGATTTATATGACCCAGAGACAATAGCTGCATCGGTTGGTACATTTTTTAGTCTTCCAGTGTTAAATTTACCTTCTCATAAAGAGTTGTATGAGTGGATTCAATCATTAAAAAGTCAATATCCAAACTTTCAAATTATTGGAACAAGCGCCCATGGTGATAAAATAATTAATAAGTGTGATTTCCAAAGGCCTACAGTATTACTTTTGGGAAATGAAACATTTGGTCTTAGTAGAAATTATAAAGAAATATCTGATTTATTGGTGGGGATACCAATGGATGGAGTGGCATCATCTATGAATGTTTCTTGTGCAGCATCGATAGTACTATATGAAATAAAAAGACAAAGAAGTTTATAA